One Keratinibaculum paraultunense genomic window carries:
- a CDS encoding CTP synthase, producing the protein MPTKYIFVTGGVVSSLGKGITAASLGQLLKSRGLKVTIQKFDPYINVDPGTMSPYQHGEIFVTDDGAETDLDLGHYERFIDINLNKNSNVTTGKIYWSVLNKERRGEYDGRTVQVIPHITNEIKDRIKRVAKDSEVDVVITEIGGTVGDIESLPFLEAIRQIKNDVGKENVMYIHVTLVPYLSKAGELKTKPTQHSVKELRSIGIQPDVLICRTEMPLSQDLKDKIALFCDLDPREVIENRDSESIYEIPLMLEEEGLPQLVIEHLNLKCDELDLTEWINMVERIKKSKDKVVVGLVGKYVELKDAYLSVAESLRHGGIYNDVDVEIKWVHAEDIHNDNAENILGDVDGILVPGGFGDRGVEGKISAVKYARENNIPYFGICLGMQLAVVEFARNVLGLKDAHSTEIDPNTPYPVVDLMPEERDEENGTMRLGLYPCKLKKGSLAEKIYGEELIYERHRHKYEFNNKYREKVENKGLNISGLSPDERLVEIIELKNHPWFIGCQFHPEFKSRPTKAHPLFKDFIRACIKYKHKSNDN; encoded by the coding sequence ATGCCCACAAAGTATATATTTGTTACAGGCGGGGTTGTATCTTCTTTAGGAAAGGGGATTACTGCAGCCAGTTTAGGTCAACTTTTAAAAAGTAGAGGTCTTAAGGTGACTATTCAAAAATTTGATCCCTATATAAATGTGGATCCAGGGACAATGAGTCCATATCAACATGGAGAAATATTTGTTACCGATGATGGTGCAGAGACAGATTTGGACTTAGGTCACTATGAAAGATTTATAGATATAAACTTAAACAAAAATAGCAATGTAACTACAGGGAAAATATATTGGTCAGTACTGAATAAAGAAAGAAGAGGAGAATATGATGGTAGAACGGTACAAGTAATTCCCCATATTACTAATGAAATAAAGGATAGGATAAAAAGAGTTGCAAAGGATAGTGAAGTAGATGTAGTTATTACTGAAATTGGAGGTACTGTTGGAGATATAGAATCATTACCTTTCCTAGAAGCTATTAGGCAAATAAAAAATGATGTAGGTAAAGAAAATGTAATGTATATCCATGTAACATTGGTACCTTATTTATCTAAAGCAGGAGAACTTAAAACTAAGCCTACCCAACATAGTGTTAAGGAATTAAGAAGCATAGGTATACAACCAGATGTACTTATATGTAGAACGGAAATGCCTCTATCTCAAGATTTAAAGGATAAAATTGCTCTATTTTGCGATTTGGATCCAAGAGAGGTAATTGAAAACAGGGATTCAGAATCCATATATGAAATACCATTGATGCTGGAGGAAGAGGGACTTCCCCAATTGGTAATAGAACATTTAAATTTAAAGTGTGATGAGTTGGATTTAACTGAATGGATCAATATGGTGGAAAGGATAAAGAAGTCTAAAGATAAAGTAGTAGTAGGATTAGTTGGAAAATATGTAGAGTTAAAAGATGCTTATTTATCAGTAGCTGAATCTTTGCGTCATGGAGGCATATATAACGATGTAGATGTTGAAATAAAATGGGTTCATGCAGAGGATATTCATAATGATAATGCAGAAAATATATTAGGAGATGTAGATGGAATACTTGTGCCAGGAGGTTTTGGAGATAGAGGAGTTGAAGGGAAGATTTCCGCTGTAAAATATGCTAGGGAAAATAATATACCTTATTTTGGTATATGTTTAGGCATGCAACTAGCAGTGGTAGAATTTGCCAGGAATGTATTAGGATTAAAAGATGCCCATAGTACTGAAATAGATCCCAATACCCCTTATCCAGTAGTGGATTTAATGCCTGAAGAAAGAGATGAGGAAAATGGAACTATGAGACTAGGTTTATATCCATGTAAGCTTAAAAAAGGAAGTTTAGCAGAAAAAATATATGGTGAAGAATTAATATATGAAAGACACAGGCATAAATATGAGTTTAATAATAAATATAGGGAGAAAGTAGAAAATAAAGGACTTAATATATCTGGGTTATCTCCTGATGAAAGATTGGTAGAAATAATAGAATTAAAGAATCACCCTTGGTTTATAGGTTGCCAATTTCATCCAGAATTTAAGTCTAGACCTACTAAGGCTCATCCTTTATTTAAAGATTTTATTAGAGCGTGTATAAAGTATAAGCATAAATCTAACGATAATTAG